CGATCTGCTCTGCGCCAATGCCGGTATCCTGCGCGACAAGTCGTTCGGCAAGATGGAAGCGGCCGACTTCCAGAAGGTGCTCGACGTGCACCTGGTCGGCACGTTCTACTGCTGCAAGGCGGTGTGGGCCGGCATGCGTGACCGCAACTACGGCCGCATCGTGCTGACGACGTCGTCGTCCGGCCTCTACGGCAATTTCGGCCAGGCCAATTACGGCGCGGCGAAGTCCGGCATGGTCGGCCTGATGAACGTGCTCGCCGAAGAGGGCCGCAAGACCGACATTCGCGTCAACATCATCTCGCCGACGGCCGCGACCCGCATGACGGAGGAGCTGTTGCCGCCGCAGGCGCTGCAACTCATGAAGCCTGAGGCGATCACGCCGGCGGTCGAGTACATGCTCAGCGAGGACGCCCCGACCCGCACCATCATGGGCGCCGGCGCCGGCTCGTTTGCGGTGATCAGGATCATCGAGAGCGAGGGCATCAACCTGGCCGAGTCCGACTGGACGCCCGATGCGATCGCCGCGCATTTTGACGAGATCAGCGACATGTCGAAGGCCAAGGCGCTGCAAGGCGCATTCGAGCAGACGCAGAAATATGTCGCGCAAGCCGCCGCCCGCGCCGGAGTAAAACTCTGACAGGCGTCGCCGTCATCGGCGCCGGTCCCGCCGGGCTGATGGCGGCGGAGGTGTTGGCAGCGGGCGGCGCTGCTGTCACCGTCTATGACGCCATGCCGTCTGCGGGGCGCAAATTCCTGATGGCCGGCCGTGGTGGGCTCAACCTCACGCATAGCGAGCCGCTCCCGCAATTCCTTGCACGCTACCGCGAGGCGGCGCCCAGGCTGGAAGCCGCAATCGACGCGTTTCCGCCAAGCGCACTGCGTGAATGGTGCGAGGCGCTGGGCGAGCCGACCTTCGTCGGCACCAGCGGGCGCGTGTTTCCCAAGGCGTTCAAGGCCTCGCCCTTGCTGCGGGCCTGGCTGCGCCGGCTCGACGCCGGCGGCGTCACGTTTGCGTTCCGTCACCGCTGGACCGGGTGGGACGACGAGGGACGACTGTTGTTTCTGACGCCCAAAGGCCCTTCCGCCATCGGCGCCAATGCCACCGTGCTCGCGCTTGGCGGCGCGAGCTGGCCGGGGCTGGGCTCTGACGGCGGTTGGACGCAAGTGCTGGCCGGGAAGGGCGTGGCGATCTCGCCGCTACGGCCTGCGAATTGCGGCTTCACCGTTGCATGGTCTGAAGTGTTCCGGACGCGCTTCGAAGGCCAGCCGCTGAAAGGTATCGCCCTCGTCTTCGGCGGACACCCGGTGCGCGGCGAGGCGGTCATCACCCGGACCGGCATCGAAGGCGGCGCGATCTATGCGTTGTCGGCCGAATTGCGCGAGGCGGTTGCGGCCAAGGGCGAAGCGACGTTGCAGATTGCGCTGCGTCCCGATCTCGATCGAGGCGAGCTCGCCAAGCGGCTCTCCGCGCCGCGCGGCAAGCAGTCGGTCTCCAACTTCCTCCGCAAAGCTGCTCAGCTCTCACCAGTCGCCGTTGGCCTGTTGCAAGAGGCCGTGATCAAGGAGGGCCTGTCGCTCTCATCGCTGGCGCCCGAGCGACTGGTCGAACTGATCAACGCCGTGCCGGTCAGGCTCGTCGGCGTGGCCCCAATCGCGGCGCGATCTCCAGCGCCGGGGGCATCCCGTTCGACGAAGTCGACGCCGATTTCATGATCCGCAAGTTGCCGGGCGTCTTCGCCGCCGGCGAGATGCTGGACTGGGAAGCGCCGACGGGGGGCTATCTGTTGCAGGCGTCTTTTGCGACTGGAGCGGCCGCGGGGAAGGGTGTGCTGGAGTGGCTTAAGCGTTCTTAGAACGCCGCCGCCCTTCGAGGCCTCCGCTGCGCTCCGGCACTCAGGGTGACGGCTATCGGAGAGCGTGATCCGAGGATGACTCAAGAGAGAGCGTCATCCTGAGGTGCGAGGTTTCCGGTGCGAAAGCACCGGAAGCCGAGCCTCGAAGGATGTGCGGGCGCTCCGTGGTGCCTTACCGCAGCTTCCCTCGCGCGGCCACCGGCAGCGTGCCGATGATCTCATCGCCGCGCACCATCACGACTTCGTCCATCATGTTGACGACGACGCAGACGTGGTTCGGCACGATGCGCACGACGTCGCCGACGTTCGGCCGCGTGTT
This region of Bradyrhizobium sp. CCGUVB1N3 genomic DNA includes:
- a CDS encoding SDR family NAD(P)-dependent oxidoreductase, with amino-acid sequence MAIRFDGRVAIVTGAGNGLGRAQALGLASRGAKVVVNDFGGARDGTGASLSPADAVVEEIRKAGGTAMADGADVSNFEQVTAMVERATKEWGSVDLLCANAGILRDKSFGKMEAADFQKVLDVHLVGTFYCCKAVWAGMRDRNYGRIVLTTSSSGLYGNFGQANYGAAKSGMVGLMNVLAEEGRKTDIRVNIISPTAATRMTEELLPPQALQLMKPEAITPAVEYMLSEDAPTRTIMGAGAGSFAVIRIIESEGINLAESDWTPDAIAAHFDEISDMSKAKALQGAFEQTQKYVAQAAARAGVKL